One window from the genome of Yamadazyma tenuis chromosome 7, complete sequence encodes:
- the HOM6 gene encoding Homoserine dehydrogenase (COG:E; EggNog:ENOG503NW9B; BUSCO:EOG09263483), with protein MAKSVNVAIIGSGVVGSAFINQLKNLKSPIDFKVVYLARSSKEAVFSKDYSPVDLSTYKSATSNPVLPLAELADYLSAAARPTILIDNTSNESIANFYPTFIKSGISIATPNKKAFSSDITTWNDIFSSSAQPHGGLVYHEATVGAGLPIIGPLTDLVLTGDKVDKIEGIFSGTLSYIFNEFSTTDASNNTKFSDVVKVAKSLGYTEPDPRDDLNGLDVARKVTILARISGLKVESPTSFPVESLIPKPLESIQSAEEFLQKLPDFDADIQKLKDDAFADNKVLRFVGSVDIKTNQVKVGIGKYGFDHPFASLKGSDNVVSIKTERYPNPLVIQGAGAGAEVTAHGVLADAIKVAQRIAN; from the coding sequence aTGGCTAAATCTGTCAACGTCGCTATCATTGGATCCGGAGTCGTCGGCTCGGCCTTcatcaaccagttgaaaaaCCTCAAGTCCCCCATCGACTTCAAGGTCGTCTACCTCGCGAGATCGTCCAAAGAAGCAGTCTTTTCCAAAGACTACTCCCCCGTCGATTTATCCACCTACAAATCTGCCACCTCCAACCCTGTGTTGCCCTTGGCTGAGTTGGCCGATTACTTGTCCGCCGCCGCCAGACCCACCATCTTGATTGACAACACCTCCAACGAGTCCATTGCCAACTTCTACCCTACATTTATCAAGAGTGGAATCTCAATTGCAACTCCCAACAAAAAGGCATTTTCCTCTGATATTACCACTTGGAATGACATTTTCTCGAGCTCCGCCCAGCCACACGGCGGGTTGGTGTACCACGAAGCCACAGTGGGTGCTGGTTTGCCAATCATCGGACCTTTGACTGATTTGGTGTTAACTGGTGACAAGGTCGACAAGATTGAAGGGATTTTCTCCGGAACCTTGTCGTACATCTTCAACGAGTTTTCCACCACTGATGcctccaacaacaccaagttctcTGATGTGGTTAAAGTGGCCAAGTCGTTGGGGTATACCGAACCAGACCCCAGAGACGATTTGAACGGATTGGACGTGGCCAGAAAAGTCACCATCTTAGCCAGAATCTCTGGGTTGAAGGTCGAGTCACCCACGTCTTTCCCAGTCGAATCTTTGATCCCCAAGCCATTGGAGTCCATCCAAAGTGCCGAGGAATTCTTGCAAAAGTTGCCTGATTTCGACGCCGATATCCAAAAACTCAAGGATGATGCGTTTGCTGacaacaaggtgttgaGATTTGTCGGATctgttgacatcaaaaCCAACCAGGTGAAGGTAGGAATCGGTAAGTACGGATTTGACCATCCATTTGCTTCTTTGAAGGGAAGTGATAACGTAGTTTCCATCAAAACTGAAAGATATCCAAATCCTTTGGTGATCCAgggtgctggtgctggtgctgaGGTTACTGCCCACGGTGTGTTGGCCGACGCGATCAAGGTAGCCCAGAGAATTGCCAATTAG
- a CDS encoding aryl-phospho-beta-D-glucosidase BglC (EggNog:ENOG503NV8Y; CAZy:GH5; COG:G): MHFFWWSVAFTLWTAVSAFNVTLPSNGSLYQPATTSRNLQLKGVALGGWLVLEPYITPSLFLAFNATNGTEADIPVDEYHYCKALGPTEAKKRLRKHWDGFYNESDFETIKSYGLNMVRIPIGYWAFQRLDSDPYVAGAAEYLDKAISWAYKNDLKVWVDLHGVPGSQNGFDNSGYRDIGYPGWFNHTENVNVTYAVLQQIYAKYGGSHIASQYPDTVIGIEVVNEPYSPKISMKKIETFYRNTYADARRIQKVNNTIVFHDAFKSAGYFDDFMTFAATSNTSNRTTQNYNIMIDHHHYEVFDSGALNLTVAGHISNIKGYSEGIHDELDSHPAVVGEWSAALTDCAPWLNGVGIGTRWEGTSPYTNDAIGKCDDVNDFSAWSDDRKKNYRKFIEIQLDQYESQTSGWIFWCFKTETSIEWDLSRLVDLELFPQPLDDREYIVNGTDTDPDARDADDDGPAGKESGAGCVTASVMAVVMAVNDGRTEEKEPRN, translated from the exons ATGCACTTTTTCTGGTGGAGTGTAGCGTTCACGCTCTGGACCGCTGTCAGCGCCTTCAACGTGACCTTGCCGTCCAATGGTAGTTTGTACCAACCGGCCACGACCTCCAGAAACCTTCAATTGAAAGGAGTGGCTCTTGGAGGATGGCTTGTTCTCGAACCCTATATCACACCTTCGTTATTTTTGGCGTTCAATGCCACCAACGGCACCGAAGCCGACATTCCCGTGGATGAGTACCACTATTGCAAGGCCCTTGGACCCACCGAAGCCAAGAAGCGGTTGCGTAAGCACTGGGATGGGTTTTATAACGAACTGGACTTTGAGACTATCAAACTGTACGGCTTGAACATGGTAAGAATCCCTATCGGCTACTGGGCCTTCCAGCGCCTCGACTCGGACCCCTACGTGGCCGGGGCGGCCGAGTACCTCGATAAGGCCATTTCCTGGGCCTACAAAAACGACCTAAAGGTATGGGTCGATTTGCATGGTGTTCCCGGGTCGCAGAACGGGTTCGACAACTCGGGTTACAGAGATATTGGATATCCTGGTTGGTTTAACCACACCGAGAACGTCAACGTTACGTATGCGGTGTTGCAGCAGATATACGCTAAATACGGCGGTAGCCATATCGCTAGTCAGTACCCTGACACAGTGATTGGCATTGAGGTGGTCAACGAACCGTATAGTCCCAAAATCTCCATGAAAAAAATTGAAACCTTCTACCGAAACACCTACGCAGATGCTCGGCGTATTCAGAAGGTTAACAATACCATTGTGTTCCACGACGCGTTCAAGTCTGCCGGCTATTTCGATGACTTCATGacttttgcagccacctccaacacctccaacCGCACCACCCAAAACTACAACATCATGATCGACCACCATCACTACGAGGTGTTTGATTCTGGGGCCTTGAACCTCACCGTTGCCGGTCATATCTCTAATATCAAGGGATACAGTGAAGGTATTCACGATGAGTTAGACTCTCACCCGGCAGTGGTGGGCGAATGGCTGGCGGCATTGACCGACTGCGCCCCGTGGCTCAATGGCGTAGGCATCGGTACTCGCTGGGAAGGCACCTCGCCCTATACCAACGATGCCATTGGCAAATGTGATGATGTCAATGACTTTAGTGCTTGGAGCGATGacagaaagaagaactaTCGCAAGTTCATTGAGATCCAGTTGGATCAGTACGAGTCTCAGACTAGTGGCTGGATCTTTTGGTGCTTCAAGACCGAGACTTCCATTGAATGGGATCTTTCTCGgttggtggatttggagTTATTTCCTCAGCCCTTGGATGATCGTGAGTATATTGTGAATGGAACTGACACTGATCCGGATGCCAGAGATGCCGATGACGATGGGCCGGCTGGGAAGGAGAGCGGGGCCGGCTGTGTGACTGCTTCAGTGATGGCGGTGGTGATGGCGGTTA ATGACGGAAGAactgaagaaaaggaacCAAGGAACTGA
- the TOM20 gene encoding mitochondrial import receptor subunit tom20 (COG:U; EggNog:ENOG503P2QG), producing the protein MAKFLTFTAIVATAVVGYAVYFDYTRRTNPAFRKSLKKKSVKQKKIDAEESLQSRKSKLEAIKTALNQDLEASPIPSDLAQKEEFFMQQVALGEQLAVQPSKKIEAALCFYKALVVYPNPTDILGIYQRSVPEDVYEIVIMMIAVKPPAAVTSILGEGGAGAGATAAEHKPSEADLD; encoded by the coding sequence atgGCCAAATTCCTTACTTTCACCGCCATTGTCGCCACCGCCGTGGTCGGTTATGCCGTATACTTTGACTACACTAGAAGAACCAATCCAGCCTTTAGaaaatctttgaagaaaaagtcCGTCAAGCAGAAGAAAATCGATGCTGAGGAATCGTTACAGTCCCGGAAATCAAAGTTGGAAGCCATCAAAACTGCTTTAAACCAGGACTTGGAAGCCAGCCCAATTCCATCTGATTTGGCTCAAAAGGAAGAGTTTTTCATGCAACAAGTTGCCTTGGGTGAACAGTTGGCCGTTCAACCCTCCAAAAAGATCGAGGCTGCTCTTTGTTTCTATAAAgctttggtggtgtacCCAAACCCAACCGACATTTTGGGTATTTACCAGAGGTCTGTTCCTGAAGACGTGTATGAAATCGTCATCATGATGATAGCCGTAAAGCCTCCGGCGGCCGTGACGTCGATTTTGGGCGAAGGcggtgctggtgctggtgctaCTGCCGCGGAGCACAAGCCATCCGAAGCCGATTTGGATTAA
- a CDS encoding uncharacterized protein (EggNog:ENOG503PW1P): MSEETAAESPKTYPDSTFKLPRPFGNIFNASAYPQWEPVDTAGETKKIFKFTFYTTVGAYAWLYFWKRTAFKVELPLTVIGFTTVATATKGIITNLREKNDGWNTFWAVAAGNLAVLTGGFKTMPLKHKFMTGISGAAITGLLNQWSWAQSVNSPGREVKHILNTGEEVPKQQFWDVMRRRPISQTVDEMGVGRGILKP; the protein is encoded by the coding sequence ATGTCTGAAGAAACAGCGGCCGAATCGCCCAAGACCTATCCAGACTCGACCTTCAAGCTCCCCCGGCCATTCGGCAACATCTTTAATGCCAGTGCCTATCCTCAGTGGGAGCCTGTTGATACTGCGGGAGagaccaagaagatcttcaagtttacCTTTTACACCACCGTGGGTGCGTATGCGTGGTTGTACTTCTGGAAGAGAACGGCTTTCAAGGTGGAGTTGCCGTTAACGGTGATTGGGTTCACGACGGTAGCCACTGCCACCAAGggaatcatcaccaacttgagAGAAAAGAATGATGGATGGAACACCTTCTGGGCCGTGGCGGCCGGGAACTTGGCGGTGTTGACGGGCGGCTTCAAGACCATGCCGTTGAAGCACAAGTTCATGACGGGTATTTCTGGGGCTGCCATCACCGGGTTATTGAACCAGTGGTCATGGGCTCAAAGTGTCAATTCTCCTGGAAGAGAGGTGAAGCACATTTTGAACACGGGAGAAGAGGTTCCTAAGCAGCAGTTTTGGGACGTGATGAGAAGAAGACCGATTTCCCAGACGGTAGATGAGATGGGAGTTGGCCGGGGGATTCTCAAGCCATAG
- a CDS encoding uncharacterized protein (COG:L; EggNog:ENOG503NXAF; BUSCO:EOG0926484N) produces the protein MFTRFIRHIHPLGPRYGAHMLHTTSPTAYALFKDLPRKESRPLSQLTAEVQPPQEQSQTDTTTTISFHDGPIVADPVAPAPGQPINWSDSFHGLGVAPFPREVSDVLLAPLNEEDIEIKPDGLLYLPEIKYRRILNRAFGPGGWGLAPRTESFITPKQISREYALVCHGRLVSVARGEQDYFGGEEKVATALEGCKSNALMRCCKDLGIASELWDPTFIKSWKKKYCDEVFGEHVVNKKKKKLWKLKRNKALDYPYKLV, from the coding sequence ATGTTCACGCGGTTCATTCGACACATCCACCCCCTCGGCCCCCGGTACGGGGCCCACATGCTTCACACGACATCTCCCACTGCCTACGCGTTGTTCAAGGACCTCCCGCGTAAAGAAAGTCGTCCTCTCAGCCAACTTACTGCCGAGGTCCAACCACCCCAGGAACAATCACAAACAGATACTACCACCACTATTTCGTTCCACGATGGCCCCATTGTCGCCGACCCGGTCGCCCCTGCTCCTGGGCAGCCCATCAACTGGCTGGACTCGTTCCACGGGTTGGGCGTGGCGCCGTTCCCACGAGAAGTCTCAGACGTGTTGCTTGCACCGCtaaatgaagaagacattgaaATAAAACCCGACGGGTTGTTGTACCTTCCAGAAATCAAGTACCGGCGGATCTTGAACCGGGCGTTTGGGCCAGGCGGCTGGGGTTTGGCGCCACGGACGGAGAGTTTCATCACTCCCAAGCAGATTAGCAGAGAGTATGCGTTGGTGTGCCACGGACGGTTGGTTAGTGTGGCACGGGGCGAACAGGACTACTTTGGGGGCGAGGAGAAGGTCGCCACCGCGTTGGAGGGGTGTAAAAGTAACGCGTTGATGCGGTGTTGTAAAGATTTGGGGATTGCCAGTGAGTTGTGGGATCCTACGTTTATCAAGAGCTGGAAAAAGAAGTATTGTGATGAGGTGTTTGGGGAGCATGTCgtgaacaagaagaagaagaagttgtgGAAGTTGAAGCGGAACAAGGCTTTGGACTATCCGTACAAGCTTGTTTGA
- a CDS encoding uncharacterized protein (COG:U; EggNog:ENOG503NUSZ): MIYYRAIKILFVMVLATNIVYFTRTYHLRETELKQAELNHISTISYDTDDQVQFSPNKPYAELDQLEKVAYLLKSVDSDKERFWLAQTEITEPNLQINPQDFLPGANDESPNWSNKPTLFYDPRFTLSVYINEIKHQLLTKNPHNEKAKDNMITVPFAWSDWVDLTMLNEELAKPVDERADCGWLQEKVNKPTKYPDFCVNLRDLPDEELAEIGLPSKEYLPGFVVKGSPMNKAPHKQVMMQGKAHLLTHQENPLSIIFLTKDGTYEAQVAYKQRIVHSSMFSEFLSRKNIDVTGDSMVDEVILNPITEFRDLNREVKSRPLNWDDDIYKMNSITRQKSANASRELYLDPKAFDYKVEQVEEQIIEYETRLDHLKDALTNELHYDLAYIQKIKLDRHEMNHYKSLKHAYSVPLKDETTYYKLATLLKVDGNKDAGWHYEWRFFNGGLRYLKDGWTQTQLEIREQIILDRLLRNWFRFAEEKGIISWIAHGPLLSWYWDGLMFPYDIDIDIQMPSAELNRLSKHYNMTLVIEDVNDGFGKYLIDCATFLQHRDMAPKDNHIDARFIDVDTGTYIDITGLGKNEESPPQEFNSYIRNKNAKGDSVNLYSDRRKHWLTFESISPLRYSMIGGVPVYVPNDIMSMLNHEYPKGTTSYQFEDYFYVPILRLWLKRDRLQVLLDDKGLKDINLDQMTEFLKGLTVDDKVKLLETHDSVLIEYYLTHKHTQLHEIEKKFMLDPTLQYSILDLKDNYDYHQLTSNFKMGSPLRKSLYDYEYIERLKHQE, from the coding sequence ATGATATACTACCGTgccatcaagatcttgttcGTGATGGTGTTGGCCACCAACATCGTCTATTTCACCAGGACGTACCACCTTCGCGAAACTGAGTTGAAACAGGCGGAGTTGAACCACATCTCCACCATCTCCTATGACACCGACGACCAGGTCCAATTTTCTCCCAACAAACCGTACGCCGAGCTTGATCAGCTTGAGAAAGTGGCGTATCTCTTGAAGTCCGTCGACCTGGATAAGGAGCGGTTCTGGTTGGCCCAAACAGAAATCACCGAACCCAACCTCCAAATCAACCCCCAGGACTTTTTACCAGGCGCCAATGACGAGTCGCCCAACTGGAGCAACAAGCCCACCCTCTTCTACGACCCGCGGTTCACGCTCTCGGTGTACATCAATGAGATTAAGCATCAGCTTCTCACCAAAAACCCCCATAATGAAAAAGCTAAAGATAATATGATCACGGTACCATTTGCCTGGAGCGATTGGGTGGATCTCACGATGCTTAACGAAGAATTGGCCAAGCCAGTGGACGAGCGCGCCGACTGCGGGTGGCTCCAGGAAAAGGTCAATAAGCCCACCAAGTACCCTGATTTCTGTGTCAATCTTCGTGACTTACCCGACGAAGAGCTTGCCGAGATCGGTCTCCCATCCAAGGAGTACCTCCCAGGCTTTGTTGTTAAGGGCTCACCCATGAACAAGGCGCCCCATAAACAGGTGATGATGCAGGGTAAGGCGCACCTCTTGACGCACCAGGAAAATCCGCTTTCAATTATTTTTCTCACCAAGGATGGCACCTATGAAGCCCAAGTTGCTTATAAGCAAAGGATCGTACACCTGCTGATGTTCTCCGAGTTTTTGTCCCGTAAGAATATCGACGTGACTGGTGACCTGATGGTGGACGAGGTGATTCTCAACCCCATCACTGAGTTCCGCGACCTCAACCGCGAAGTTAAGTCCCGGCCTCTCAACTGGGACGATGATATTTACAAAATGAACCTGATTACTCGTCAGAAAAGTGCCAATGCTCTGAGAGAGTTGTACCTCGATCCTAAAGCGTTTGATTATAAGGTTGAGCAGGTGGAAGAGCAAATTATCGAGTACGAGACGCGCCTTGACCACTTGAAGGATGCATTGACCAACGAGTTGCACTACGATCTCGCGTACATCcagaagatcaagttggaccGGCACGAGATGAACCACTACAAGTCGTTGAAGCACGCGTACCTGGTGCCTCTCAAGGATGAAACCACCTATTACAAGCTTGCAACTCTCTTGAAGGTTGACGGAAACAAAGATGCTGGTTGGCACTACGAATGGCGGTTTTTCAACGGGGGTTTGCGGTACCTTAAGGACGGGTGGACCCAGACCCAGTTGGAGATCCGTGAGCAGATCATCTTGGACCGGTTGTTGCGAAACTGGTTTCGGTTTGCCGAGGAAAAGGGGATCATCAGTTGGATTGCCCACGGACCACTTCTTTCGTGGTACTGGGACGGGTTGATGTTCCCATACGACATCGACATTGATATTCAGATGCCTTCGGCCGAATTGAACCGGTTATCCAAACACTATAACATGACGTTGGTGATTGAAGACGTCAACGACGGTTTCGGCAAGTACCTCATCGATTGCGCAACGTTTTTGCAGCACCGGGACATGGCACCCAAGGATAATCACATCGACGCCCGGTTCATCGATGTTGATACTGGTACCTATATCGACATTACTGGCTTGGGTAAAAATGAAGAATCACCTCCCCAGGAATTCAACAGCTACATTCGTAACAAGAACGCCAAGGGTGACAGCGTCAACTTGTACTCCGACCGTAGAAAGCATTGGCTTACGTTCGAGCTGATTTCTCCATTGCGGTACTCGATGATAGGAGGAGTACCCGTGTATGTGCCCAATGATATCATGTCGATGTTGAACCACGAATATCCCAAGGGAACCACGTCGTACCAGTTCGAAGACTACTTCTACGTGCCCATCTTGCGTTTGTGGCTTAAGCGAGACCGGTTGCAGGTGCTTTTGGACGACAAGGGTTTAAAGGATATCAACCTTGACCAGATGACCGAATTTTTAAAGGGCTTGACGGTCGACGACAaggtcaagttgttggagacCCATGACAGCGTTTTGATTGAGTACTACTTGACACACAAGCATACCCAGTTGCATGagattgaaaagaagtttaTGTTGGACCCCACTCTCCAGTACTCGATTTTGGATCTCAAAGACAACTATGACTACCACCAGCTTACCTCGAACTTCAAGATGGGCCTGCCATTGCGGAAGTCCTTGTATGACTACGAGTACATCGAGAGACTCAAGCACCAAGAATAA
- a CDS encoding uncharacterized protein (COG:S; EggNog:ENOG503NUSZ), protein MKPSILPLQKTPSNNKFTARRIFHPRFFKLILVLVALGNIIYIALYMIDEGSSRHIKNKFKSHVSIVLDSFTSDNDSSEKTHNLINFDTSTPAPSTGEVHDDLPPTSQDSELAQKLYTIPDKPYNELTDSQKILHRLNEITTNKDKYWLAHTELKDVELSISINDFMQETWVNNPTLFYDPRFTLSIYINEIKTQFLEKNPHNDKEKLVDIVVPFSWSDWVDLTMLNEEFMKEESDRKTCEYMKATHHMTPEDPNYCINNQDITDEDLEVMSLPSTEFVPGFAVKKSPTNKASNEVRMLEGKSHLLTYAKNPFKLIFLSHEGVYEVQVEEKKRLVDSDLFHHYLTNKNIQNYDAKIILNPVNEFKDFMAKVPPQPLSGDDDAFDMVAKIKDPDHSKSKEIYLPETVFDYQQDKIDSQIQHYEERLTMLNLLTSDELIFNEKGLEDLRLSRNEFSYYNGLKYADSFAPDKEETYFRMARLTFDTNDKNHDAGWHYEWRFFNGAMRYLKKGWNRDELLIRDKVLLDRILRNWFRFANEKGIISWIAHGPLLSWYWDGLLFPFDEDIDIQMPAVELTRLAKLYNQTLVIEDLTEGFGKYFIDCSTFLHHRGETGRRQNHIDARFIDIDTGSYIDITGLGISDEPAPEKYQEIIDAASRDGKPRPVYNCRNLHFTSYEEISPLRYSMLGGVPVYVPNQIESILVDEYHDGIKQDEFKGWYFVDAMNLWIHGSNLTFLFEEDPQIVQDYKESDGQLIPERFLELVRQMDDSKVLKLLESNEDIMLEYYLTKNATELHRKELSYMYEMPNGDKTLMKDVGHMHPSGQISDNKEYHKYVGQNFKFQKPFRRPLFNYEYIDRPKHHKTYVTGP, encoded by the coding sequence ATGAAACCGTCAATTCTTCCGCTTCAGAAAACACCCTCCAACAATAAGTTTACTGCCAGAAGGATATTTCATCCCCGATTTTTCAAGCTCATTCTTGTGTTGGTAGCGCTTGGTAACATCATCTATATTGCCCTTTATATGATCGATGAGGGATCGTCTCGGcacatcaagaacaagttcaagtcacATGTATCGATCGTGTTGGACCTGTTCACCAGCGACAACGACAGCCTGGAAAAAACCCATAACTTAATCAACTTCGACACTTCAACGCCGGCGCCATCGACGGGTGAGGTCCATGACGACCTCCCGCCAACCCTGCAGGACTCAGAGCTCGCACAGAAGTTGTACACCATCCCCGACAAGCCGTACAACGAGTTGACAGACTCGCAAAAGATCTTACACCGACTCAACGagatcaccaccaacaaagaTAAATACTGGCTAGCACACACGGAGTTGAAGGACGTGGAGTTGTCCATCAGCATCAACGACTTCATGCAAGAAACGTGGGTGAACAACCCCACGCTCTTCTACGACCCCCGGTTCACACTCTCGATTTACATCAACGAGATCAAAACCCAGTTTTTGGAGAAAAACCCCCACAACGACAAAGAGAAACTCGTCGACATCGTTGTGCCGTTCTCGTGGTCCGACTGGGTCGATCTTACCATGCTCAACGAGGAGTTCATGAAGGAGGAGTCTGATCGTAAGACCTGTGAATATATGAAGGCCACCCACCATATGACACCCGAGGACCCAAATTACTGTATCAACAACCAGGACATCACCGATGAGGACTTGGAAGTCATGTCACTCCCGTCTACCGAGTTTGTGCCGGGGTTCGCCGTCAAAAAGTCCCCCACAAACAAGGCCTCCAACGAGGTGCGAATGTTGGAAGGAAAATCGCATCTCTTGACATACGCCAAAAACCctttcaagttgattttccTAAGCCACGAAGGTGTGTACGAGGTCCAGGTGGAGGAGAAGAAGCGGTTGGTCGACTCTGACTTGTTTCACCACTACCtcaccaacaagaacaTTCAGAACTACGAcgccaaaatcatcttgaaCCCCGTCAACGAGTTCAAAGACTTTATGGCCAAGGTGCCGCCACAGCCACTCTCAGGGGACGACGATGCATTCGACATGGTGGCCAAGATCAAGGATCCCGACCACCTGAAGTCCAAGGAAATATACTTGCCTGAAACGGTGTTTGACTATCAACAAGACAAAATCGACTCTCAGATCCAGCACTACGAAGAACGGTTGACGAtgttgaatcttttgacGTCCGATGAATTGATCTTCAATGAGAAGGGCTTGGAAGACCTTCGGTTGCTGCGTAACGAATTTAGCTACTACAATGGCTTGAAGTATGCTGACTCGTTTGCTCCCGACAAGGAAGAAACTTACTTCCGTATGGCCAGGTTAACGTTTGACACCAACGACAAGAACCACGACGCCGGCTGGCACTACGAGTGGCGGTTTTTCAACGGGGCCATGCgatacttgaagaagggCTGGAACCGTGACGAATTGCTCATCAGAGATAAGGTATTGTTGGACCGGATCCTTAGAAACTGGTTTCGGTTTGCTAACGAGAAGGGTATCATCAGTTGGATCGCCCATGGCCCACTTCTTTCGTGGTACTGGGATGGACTTTTGTTCCCATTCGATGAAGATATCGACATCCAGATGCCTGCGGTCGAATTGACCCggttggccaagttgtaCAACCAGACGTTGGTAATTGAGGATTTGACCGAAGGCTTCGGCAAGTATTTCATTGACTGTTCGACGTTCTTGCATCACCGAGGTGAGACTGGCAGACGTCAAAACCATATCGACGCCAGGTTCATTGACATCGACACCGGGTCGTACATTGATATCACTGGCTTGGGAATTTCCGACGAGCCTGCTCCAGAGAAATACCAGGAGATAATCGATGCGGCCAGCAGGGATGGCAAGCCCAGACCTGTTTACAACTGTCGAAACTTGCATTTCACCAGTTACGAGGAGATCTCCCCGTTGCGGTATTCGATGTTGGGAGGGGTGCCAGTGTATGTGCCCAACCAGATCGAAAGTATTTTGGTGGACGAATATCACGATGGTATCAAGCAGGACGAGTTCAAAGGTTGGTACTTTGTAGATGCCATGAATTTGTGGATCCACGGCAGCAACTTGAcatttttgtttgaagaagaccCTCAGATCGTACAGGACTACAAGGAAAGTGATGGGCAATTGATTCCAGAACGTTTTCTCGAGTTGGTACGTCAAATGGACGATTCTAAGGTGCTCAAGTTGCTTGAGAGCAACGAGGACATCATGCTTGAGTACTATCTCACCAAAAATGCCACCGAGTTGCACAGAAAGGAGTTATCATACATGTATGAGATGCCTAACGGTGACAAAACGTTGATGAAGGATGTGGGTCATATGCATCCGCTGGGACAGATAAGTGATAACAAAGAGTATCATAAATACGTGGGACAGAACTTTAAGTTCCAAAAGCCGTTTAGACGGCCTTTGTTCAACTACGAGTACATTGACCGGCCTAAACACCACAAGACGTATGTGACGGGGCCATAG